The following DNA comes from Janthinobacterium sp. TB1-E2.
TGCCGTGTACTGAATCCAAGCTTGTTCTCCACTACCTGTTGACTTGCATATTTTTATTTTGGAACCGGTTCCAAAGATAGCACCCACGAATCGATGACGCAAGCGATTTGATTGCCTGTGGCGGCGAAGGAACAAGATGGGGGCATCAATGTAAAGGCGCCGCCCGCCCCTTGCAAACGCAGGGGACGGGCGGCGCGGTGGTTTCAAGACTGTTTACTGGACCACGGTGTAGCACGGCACGTAAGCCGTACCCGCCAGTTTCATGCGGTGCTGCGCCACGAATGAAGCGAGCAGCGCATCCATGGGGCCGGCGATGGATTTGTCGCCGTGGATCTCGAAGTTGCCGTACTTTTCGATCGAGCGGATGCCGTCATCCTTGACGTTGCCCGCCACCACGCCCGAAAACGCGCGGCGCAGCTGGGCTGCAAGCAAGTGCGTGGGCTGGTTCTTGTGCAGGCTCAGGTTGCGCATGTTTTCATGCGTGGGCTGGAACGGTTTCTGGAACTCGTGGTCTATCTTCAACAGCCAATTGAAGTAATACGCGTCGCTGTGCGCCTTGCGGAATTCGCGCACCTGGCGGATGCCTTCGAGCATTTCGCGCGCCACCAGTTCCGGGTCGTCGATGATGATCTTGTAGCGCTGCTGCGCTTCCGGGCCCAGGGTGTCGTGGATGAACTGGTTGATTTGCACGAAGTATTCGCGCGACGTTTCCGGGCCCGTGAAGATCAGCGGGAAAGGAATCTCGGCATTGTCCGGATGCAGCAGGATGCCGAGGATATACAGAATCTCTTCGGCCGTGCCCGCGCCGCCGGGGAACACCACGATGCCGTGGCCGGCGCGCACGAACGCTTCCAGGCGCTTTTCGATGTCCGGCATGATGACGAGGTCATTGACGATGGGGTTCGGCGACTCGGCCGCGATGATGCCCGGCTCGGTGATGCCCAGGTAGCGGCCATTGTGCAGGCGCTGCTTGGCGTGGCCGATGGTGGCGCCCTTCATGGGGCCCTTCATGGCGCCGGGGCCGCAGCCGGTACAGATGTCGAGGCCGCGCAAGCCCAGCTGGTAGCCCACTTCCTTCGAATAGTTGTATTCGGCGCGGTTGATCGAGTGCCCGCCCCAGCACACGACCAGGTTCGGGTTGAGCTGGGTTTGCAGCACGTTGGCGTTGCGCAGGATGTGGAAGACGGCGTCCGTCACGCCTTCCGTGCTCTGCAAGTCGAATTTCGGGTTGCCCGTCACTTCATCGCTGACGAAGATGATGTCGCGCAGCACGGCAAACAGGTGCTCGTGGATGCCCTTGATCATCTTGCCGTCGACAAAGGCGATGGCCGGCGCGCCCTTGATGTCGAGCTTGATGCCGCGCTCGCGCTGGATGATCGAGATTTCAAACGACTGGTAGCGCTCCAGCAGGGCGCGGCCATCGTCGATGGTGCTGCCGCAATTCAAGACCGCCAGCGCGCAGCGGCGGAAGGTGTTGTACAGGCCCCCCTGGCTGGTGTCGAGCAGTTTGTTGACTTCAGTCTTGGAGAGCACGTCCAGGCGGCCTTCCGGTGAAACCAGAGTATCGATAACGTCGTGTTCCATAATGCGAAAAATCCCTTTAAAAATCGATGCTCGAAGGTCTTGCAGCCTTAATATACGACAAGTCAGGCAAGTTGTGCTGTGCCGCCGCAAAATCGCCGGGCCCGCCCTTGCCTGCAAACCGGTTTGACTAATATGAAACAGTCATTCTTGCTAATGCGAATCGAAACCTTCGCTCAGCGCAATTTGTAGATTAGAATGCCAGCCTATTGGAATTCCCGTGCGTGAGGTTCTTCATGAGAGTCCCCGCCGCCCGCAGACTTCCATAAGTTTGTTGTATCGATTGACTATAATAATTTTTCAGGAGGAACCGCATGAGCGGTGCGACTACGCCCAACAAGGAAGCCGTTATTCCCGAGTTCAAGCAGATTATGGGCCATCCAAGCCCATTGTGGATGTTGTTCATGACTGAATTCTGGGAACGCTTCGCGTTCTACGGAGTTCGCTGGGCGCTGGTCCTGTACATCGTGGCCCAGTTCCACGCTGGCGACGGTTCGGGACAGGCAGCGGCCAACCTTACCTACGGTTCCTTCCTCGCGCTGGTGTACGCCGGCGCCCTGTTCGGCGGCTACATCGCCGACCGTGTCATCGGTTACCAGCGCTCGATCCTGCTGGGCGCCGTCTTCATGGCTGCCGGCCTGTTCTGCATCTCGGTACCAAACCAGGACATCTTCAACCTGGGCCTGGCCACCATGATCGTCGGTAACGGCATGTTCAAGCCGAACATCTCGACCATGGTCGGCAAGCTGTACACGACAGCCGATCCGCGCCGCGACAGCGGCTTCACGATCTTCTACATGGGTATCAACATGGGCGCCATGGTTGCCCCTGTCTTCACCCAGTGGCTGGCCGAGTCGATCTTCGGCACCAGCGCCATGCCGTCGTACAAGATGGTCTTCATGGCCTCCGGTTTCGGCATGCTGATTAGCCTGGTATGGTTCGCCATCGGCCGCCGCGCCCTGAAAGGCATCGGCGCTCCGGAAGCCGGTTCCGGCAACCCGATGCGCGTCGTCTGGGTGGCCGTCGGTTCCCTGTGCGTGATCCCGCTGATGTACTTCCTGCTGACCGTCGGCGCTGAAAAGCTGCAAATCGTCCTGACCGTGCTGTTCGTCGGCCTGGCCGTGATGCTGATGATCGAAGGCATACGCAACGGTAAAGTTGCGCGTGACCGCGTCATCGCCATGCTGCTGATCTTTGTCTTCAACATCCTGTTCTGGATGTTCTTCGAACAGGCAGGCAGCTCGTTTACCTTCCTGGCCGACAAGATCGTCAACCGCGACCTGGGCTTCTGGATCTTCCCGACCGCCTACTTCCAGACCGTCAATTCGGTCGCCATCATCGTCTTCGCGCCGATCATCGCCGCCATCTGGGTTTTCCTGGCGCGCCACAACGTCAATCCTTCGATTCCGCGCAAATTCGGCCTGGGCTTGCTGGGCAATGCGCTGGCCTTCGGCCTGCTGATCTTCGCTCTGTCGAGCCTGGTTGGCGCCGATAACAAGATCCCGTTCTGGACCCTGACCACCGTGTACGTGCTGCAATCGATCGGCGAGCTGTGCCTGTCGCCTATCGGCCTGTCGATGGTCACCAAGCTGGCGCCAGTGCGCCTGGTCGGCCTGGGCATGGGCGGCTGGTTCCTGTCGACCGGTATCGGCAACAACCTGTCGGGCATCTTCGCCAGCCACGTCAGCGGCACCAGCGGCATGTCGGTGCAGTCGGCCCTGTCCGGCTACACCTTCGGCTTCTGGTCCCTGCTGGGCGCCGGTGTCGTGCTGTTCCTGATCGCACCGCTGATCAACAAACTGATGCACGGCGTGAAGTAAGCTACTGCCTTAGCTGACAACGGCGGCCTGCGGGCCGCCGTTTTTCATTCCAGCGCCGGTTTTTGCCCGGCCGGGCGGTACAATACGGCCAGGGCCGCCGGCCACTCCACCCACATCACCAAAGAATATTATGTCCAGCATCTCCACCACCACGCCCCTCTCCGACGACGAATACGCCGAACTCGACACCCTGCTGGCCGCGCCTGCGCTGGAAAACCGCGCCATGGATGTATCGATGCTGGAAGGTTTTCTCACGGCCGTCGCCCTGAGCCCGAAACAGATCGCGCCGGAACAGTGGCTGCCGTGGGTGTGGGACAAGGCGACCGGCAGCGTCTTGCCAGCACAGGACGAGGCCAGCGAACGGGCGGCCAGCCTGGCGCAGCGCCACCACGCCTACATGGTCGAATGGCTGGCAAAGGACCCGGACAGCTTCGAGCCCATCTATGTGTGCGGCCCCGAATGGAGCGTGCCCGCCTGGTGCGCCGGTTTTGTGCTTGGCACGAGCCTGGACAAGCCCCAGTGGGCGGCCCTGGCCGTCAGCCATCCGCAATACCTGGCGCCGTTCCAGCACCTGGCCACGGCCAGCGAACTCGATGACGATGCGGCTGAAACAGCCATGGATGGCGTGATTCCCGCCGTCATCGCCATCAACGCGGCCTGGGCGCGCCAGCGCCACCTGAAACAAAGCCAGCCCGGCGCCACGGTCTTGCGCGAACTGCCGAAGACGGGCCGCAACGACCCGTGCCACTGCGGCAGCGGCAAGAAGTACAAAAAATGCTGCGCCGACGCCGATAGCGCGGCCGCCTAAGACGGTATCTCCTTGCGCCAGCTGCTGACGGCTATCCTGCGCTTCCTGCTGCGCCACGCGCTGCAGTTCGCGCTGTTCATCGTCATCCTGCTGGCCGGACGCATGCTGCTGGCCGAATGGCGCGCCTACAGCGCCGGCAGCGAGGCCATGGCCGCACTGAGGCTGGCCGCCGATGGCGCCGATAGCCACACCGCCGGCCTGGCCGCTGCCGCCACGGCCCGTGTCAACGCCTTGCAAAAGGCCTCGCAAGCGGCCATCGCCACGCGCCTGGCCCAAGTGCAGGCGCAACTGACCACCTTGCGCGCGCGGCAGCAACCGTCGCTGTTTACGCTTCCCCTGCCCGACACGCACACCCTGGCCCTGCACGCGCAGGAAGAAGCCACGCGGCGCGTGGAGATCGAAGTACTGGCGCAGGAAGCCCGCTATCTGACGGCCCTGCAAGCGGCGGTCAACGGCGAAGATGCGCGGCAGACGCTGGCGCGCC
Coding sequences within:
- the ppnN gene encoding nucleotide 5'-monophosphate nucleosidase PpnN, whose translation is MEHDVIDTLVSPEGRLDVLSKTEVNKLLDTSQGGLYNTFRRCALAVLNCGSTIDDGRALLERYQSFEISIIQRERGIKLDIKGAPAIAFVDGKMIKGIHEHLFAVLRDIIFVSDEVTGNPKFDLQSTEGVTDAVFHILRNANVLQTQLNPNLVVCWGGHSINRAEYNYSKEVGYQLGLRGLDICTGCGPGAMKGPMKGATIGHAKQRLHNGRYLGITEPGIIAAESPNPIVNDLVIMPDIEKRLEAFVRAGHGIVVFPGGAGTAEEILYILGILLHPDNAEIPFPLIFTGPETSREYFVQINQFIHDTLGPEAQQRYKIIIDDPELVAREMLEGIRQVREFRKAHSDAYYFNWLLKIDHEFQKPFQPTHENMRNLSLHKNQPTHLLAAQLRRAFSGVVAGNVKDDGIRSIEKYGNFEIHGDKSIAGPMDALLASFVAQHRMKLAGTAYVPCYTVVQ
- a CDS encoding peptide MFS transporter, translated to MSGATTPNKEAVIPEFKQIMGHPSPLWMLFMTEFWERFAFYGVRWALVLYIVAQFHAGDGSGQAAANLTYGSFLALVYAGALFGGYIADRVIGYQRSILLGAVFMAAGLFCISVPNQDIFNLGLATMIVGNGMFKPNISTMVGKLYTTADPRRDSGFTIFYMGINMGAMVAPVFTQWLAESIFGTSAMPSYKMVFMASGFGMLISLVWFAIGRRALKGIGAPEAGSGNPMRVVWVAVGSLCVIPLMYFLLTVGAEKLQIVLTVLFVGLAVMLMIEGIRNGKVARDRVIAMLLIFVFNILFWMFFEQAGSSFTFLADKIVNRDLGFWIFPTAYFQTVNSVAIIVFAPIIAAIWVFLARHNVNPSIPRKFGLGLLGNALAFGLLIFALSSLVGADNKIPFWTLTTVYVLQSIGELCLSPIGLSMVTKLAPVRLVGLGMGGWFLSTGIGNNLSGIFASHVSGTSGMSVQSALSGYTFGFWSLLGAGVVLFLIAPLINKLMHGVK
- a CDS encoding UPF0149 family protein, whose amino-acid sequence is MSSISTTTPLSDDEYAELDTLLAAPALENRAMDVSMLEGFLTAVALSPKQIAPEQWLPWVWDKATGSVLPAQDEASERAASLAQRHHAYMVEWLAKDPDSFEPIYVCGPEWSVPAWCAGFVLGTSLDKPQWAALAVSHPQYLAPFQHLATASELDDDAAETAMDGVIPAVIAINAAWARQRHLKQSQPGATVLRELPKTGRNDPCHCGSGKKYKKCCADADSAAA